Proteins from a genomic interval of Caulobacter sp. SL161:
- the ptsP gene encoding phosphoenolpyruvate--protein phosphotransferase — MQKWPCQMVLKWNVVRPAGWTLAERGIQMSALVLTAPLRGWVSALEEAPDAVFAERMLGDGLAIDPLGSTLHAPCDATVVNVHRACHAVTLRATNGAEILMHIGLETVALNGEGFEVFVQDGQSVKAGDRLIGFDLDLLAQRARSLITPVVITNLEAFQIVRRDQDREVGVGQFLMELSPIAGATLAAAPGTADEITRQIIVPLAHGIHARPAAQIAQMAKTFASDLTLVTGPRRANARSPVGLMSLAVRHGDTIQLLASGPDAQAAVTALAELIESGMGEGAPVGAKASPTKTEPSEPPPPAPLPRDGVLRGVLAAPGLAIGKAVRLSTAEIVVREAGEGLAHEEAALAAALETVRARIGKAAETGDKARKAILAAHQAFLDDPELYAGAHRLIVEGKSAGFAWRQAVGGYVQALQALGDRRMAERVDDLIDLERQVLRALSGEEETGAALAPGSILLADELLPSQLMGADPAALAGFATARGGPTSHVAILAAAMGVPALVAVGGALSKVKDGATLILDADAGTLRVAPDAKALEAAQTALAQRQQRKAAAKAAAHEPAVTRDGVRIEVFANTGSVADAQAAVANGAEGSGLLRTEFLFLDRETPPDEDEQARQYQAIAEALDGRPLIIRTLDVGGDKAAPYLPIPAEENPALGLRGVRVSLWRPHLLKAQLRAILRVEPRGQCKIMVPMVASLDELRAVRAVLEEAKRELGITDRVELGVMIETPAAAVTADLLAAEADFLSIGTNDLTQYVLAMDRGNPELAAGIDALHPAVLRMIDQTCQGAARHHRWVGVCGGLASDLDATPILLGLGVAELSTTASIAPDVKARVRALSLEACRTLANEALAQTSPQAVRALVQGQTNTPFGGLNP; from the coding sequence TTGCAAAAGTGGCCTTGCCAAATGGTATTAAAATGGAATGTAGTGCGTCCCGCCGGTTGGACGCTGGCGGAAAGGGGGATTCAGATGTCAGCTTTGGTGCTCACGGCCCCCTTGCGGGGCTGGGTTTCGGCGCTGGAGGAGGCGCCGGACGCCGTATTCGCCGAGCGGATGTTGGGCGACGGACTGGCGATTGATCCGCTGGGTTCGACATTGCATGCGCCGTGCGACGCGACCGTTGTGAACGTGCACCGCGCTTGTCACGCCGTGACGCTGCGGGCGACGAACGGCGCTGAGATCCTGATGCATATCGGCCTGGAGACCGTCGCCCTGAACGGCGAGGGTTTCGAGGTCTTTGTCCAGGACGGCCAGTCGGTGAAGGCGGGCGATCGGCTGATCGGCTTTGACCTTGACCTCCTGGCCCAACGCGCCCGCAGCCTGATCACCCCGGTGGTGATCACCAATCTGGAGGCGTTTCAGATCGTGCGTCGCGACCAGGACCGCGAGGTCGGCGTGGGCCAGTTCCTGATGGAGCTGTCGCCGATCGCGGGCGCAACGCTCGCCGCTGCGCCCGGAACCGCAGATGAGATCACCCGCCAGATCATCGTGCCCCTGGCCCATGGAATCCATGCCCGCCCGGCCGCGCAGATCGCGCAGATGGCCAAGACCTTCGCGTCGGACCTGACCCTGGTGACCGGCCCTCGCCGGGCCAACGCCAGGAGCCCGGTGGGATTGATGTCGCTGGCTGTCCGCCATGGCGACACGATCCAGCTGCTGGCCTCTGGCCCAGACGCCCAGGCGGCGGTGACGGCCCTGGCCGAGTTGATCGAAAGCGGCATGGGCGAGGGCGCGCCGGTGGGCGCCAAGGCCTCCCCGACCAAGACAGAACCCTCCGAACCGCCCCCGCCGGCGCCGCTGCCGCGCGACGGGGTGCTGAGGGGCGTGCTGGCCGCGCCGGGCCTGGCCATCGGCAAGGCCGTGCGGCTGTCGACCGCCGAGATTGTGGTGCGCGAGGCCGGCGAGGGCCTCGCCCACGAGGAAGCGGCCCTGGCCGCGGCCCTGGAGACGGTCCGCGCCCGGATCGGCAAGGCCGCCGAGACCGGCGACAAGGCCCGCAAGGCGATCCTGGCGGCTCACCAGGCGTTCCTCGACGACCCCGAACTTTACGCCGGCGCCCATCGCCTGATCGTGGAGGGCAAGAGCGCAGGCTTTGCCTGGCGCCAGGCCGTGGGCGGCTATGTCCAGGCGCTGCAGGCGCTGGGCGATCGCCGCATGGCCGAACGGGTCGACGACCTGATCGACCTGGAACGCCAGGTCCTGCGCGCCCTGAGCGGCGAGGAAGAGACGGGCGCGGCGCTGGCGCCGGGCTCGATCCTGCTGGCCGACGAGCTGTTGCCCTCGCAGCTGATGGGCGCAGACCCCGCCGCCCTCGCCGGCTTCGCCACCGCGCGGGGCGGGCCCACCTCGCACGTGGCCATCCTGGCCGCGGCCATGGGCGTCCCGGCCCTGGTGGCCGTCGGCGGGGCGCTGTCGAAGGTCAAGGACGGGGCGACCCTGATCCTGGACGCCGATGCGGGAACCCTGCGCGTGGCCCCCGACGCCAAGGCCCTGGAAGCCGCGCAGACGGCGCTCGCCCAACGCCAGCAGCGCAAGGCCGCCGCCAAGGCCGCCGCCCATGAGCCGGCGGTGACGCGCGATGGGGTGCGTATCGAGGTCTTCGCCAACACCGGCTCGGTCGCCGACGCCCAGGCCGCCGTGGCCAACGGCGCCGAGGGCTCGGGCCTGCTGCGCACCGAGTTCCTGTTCCTGGACCGCGAGACCCCGCCCGACGAGGACGAGCAGGCCCGCCAGTATCAGGCCATCGCCGAGGCCCTGGACGGCCGGCCCCTGATCATTCGAACGCTGGATGTCGGCGGCGACAAGGCTGCGCCCTACCTGCCGATCCCGGCCGAGGAGAACCCGGCCCTTGGCCTGCGCGGGGTGCGGGTCAGCCTGTGGCGGCCGCATCTGTTGAAGGCCCAGCTGCGCGCGATCCTGCGGGTCGAGCCGCGGGGCCAGTGCAAGATCATGGTCCCGATGGTGGCCAGCCTTGATGAGCTGCGCGCGGTGCGCGCGGTGCTGGAGGAGGCCAAGCGCGAGCTTGGGATCACTGATCGCGTCGAGCTGGGGGTGATGATCGAGACCCCGGCGGCGGCGGTGACCGCCGACCTGCTGGCGGCCGAGGCCGACTTCCTGTCGATCGGCACCAATGACCTGACCCAGTACGTGCTGGCCATGGACCGGGGTAACCCGGAACTGGCCGCCGGCATCGACGCCCTGCACCCGGCGGTGCTGCGGATGATCGACCAGACCTGCCAGGGCGCGGCCAGGCATCATCGCTGGGTGGGGGTGTGCGGCGGCCTGGCCTCGGACCTGGACGCCACCCCGATCCTGCTGGGTCTTGGGGTCGCGGAGCTGTCGACCACGGCCTCGATCGCGCCGGACGTGAAGGCCCGGGTGCGGGCGCTGTCGCTGGAGGCCTGCCGGACCTTGGCCAACGAGGCCCTGGCGCAGACCTCGCCGCAGGCGGTGCGCGCGCTCGTGCAAGGCCAGACCAACACCCCCTTCGGAGGCTTGAACCCATGA
- a CDS encoding alpha-N-acetylglucosaminidase has product MPMKALLNRRQALSLAAAALVAPPALAASSTDGAAAARASLKRLFGRRLAGAHLTVSPGAERSWYAIAGKGGSLSISGDSPVALVRGAYAHLRQAGLAHVSWEGDRVVQAGAVPAGAGARVETPFRHRAYLNTCTYGYTTPWWGWGRWTREIDWMAAHGIDMPLAMEGQEYVWRALWREFGLSEAELADYFSGPAFTPWHRMGNIEGYKAPLPTAWIDKKKDLQVKILGRMRSLGMTPILPAFGGYVPKAFAAKNPKARIYRMRPWEGFHETYWLDPADPLFAKIAGRFLALYTETFGAGTYYLADSFNEMLPPINADGADARDAAYGDGTANTAVTKTKVEVDPALKAQRLAAYGKAIYDSIRQTRPDAVWVMQGWLFGADSHFWDPAAISAYLSLVPDDKLMILDIGNDRYPNVWKNAKAFGGKPWIYGYVHNYGGSNPVYGDLGFYRQDIPAIAANPDARKLAGFGMFPEGLHNNSIVYEAVYDLAWSEGQASLPAWLSRYARARYGKTSPALDAALGQLIEAAFSTRYWSPRWWKSKAGAYLFFKRPTATVGDFPQHPGDRAKLEAAVKALTALAPAYAKEPLFVLDLTDATRHLATMRIDDLLQVAVAAYRRGDVAAGDAARVEIEALALSIDKLLGVQPDTLATWIDEARAYGDTPADAQAYVTNAKAQVTIWGGEGNLNDYASKAWQGLYRGFYLPRWSRFLDALKAAGTGAFDEAAVTREGVAWERAWVEAEVAYRREKPADPIGEIKVLIAHLDRVGEKTP; this is encoded by the coding sequence ATGCCGATGAAAGCTCTTCTGAACCGACGTCAGGCGCTAAGCCTCGCCGCTGCGGCGCTCGTGGCGCCCCCCGCCCTGGCCGCAAGCTCCACTGACGGCGCCGCCGCTGCGCGCGCCAGCCTCAAGCGGCTCTTCGGACGCCGATTGGCCGGAGCCCATCTGACCGTCTCGCCGGGCGCGGAGCGCTCCTGGTACGCCATCGCCGGCAAGGGCGGCTCTCTTTCCATTTCCGGCGACAGCCCCGTGGCCCTGGTCCGCGGCGCCTACGCCCATCTGCGCCAGGCGGGTCTGGCGCATGTCAGCTGGGAGGGCGACCGGGTCGTCCAGGCCGGCGCTGTTCCGGCGGGCGCGGGCGCGCGCGTCGAGACGCCGTTCCGCCATCGCGCCTATCTGAACACCTGCACCTATGGCTACACGACCCCCTGGTGGGGCTGGGGCCGCTGGACGCGCGAGATCGACTGGATGGCCGCGCATGGGATCGACATGCCGTTGGCCATGGAAGGTCAGGAGTATGTCTGGCGCGCGCTGTGGCGTGAGTTCGGCCTGAGCGAGGCCGAGCTGGCCGACTACTTCTCAGGTCCCGCCTTCACGCCCTGGCACCGGATGGGCAACATCGAGGGCTACAAGGCGCCTCTGCCGACCGCCTGGATCGACAAGAAGAAGGACCTGCAGGTCAAGATTCTGGGTCGTATGCGGTCGCTGGGCATGACCCCGATCCTGCCGGCGTTCGGCGGCTATGTGCCCAAGGCCTTCGCCGCGAAGAACCCGAAGGCGCGCATCTATCGCATGCGGCCCTGGGAAGGCTTCCACGAGACCTACTGGCTGGATCCGGCCGATCCTCTGTTCGCCAAGATCGCCGGCCGCTTCCTGGCGCTCTACACCGAGACCTTCGGGGCTGGGACCTACTATCTGGCCGACTCGTTCAACGAGATGCTGCCGCCGATCAACGCCGACGGCGCGGACGCCCGTGACGCGGCCTATGGCGACGGAACCGCCAACACCGCCGTGACCAAGACCAAGGTCGAGGTCGACCCGGCCCTCAAGGCCCAGCGCCTGGCCGCCTATGGCAAGGCGATCTACGACTCGATCCGCCAGACGCGGCCCGACGCGGTCTGGGTGATGCAAGGCTGGCTGTTCGGGGCGGACTCCCACTTCTGGGATCCGGCGGCGATCTCGGCCTATCTGAGCCTGGTGCCCGACGACAAGCTGATGATCCTCGATATCGGCAACGATCGCTATCCGAACGTCTGGAAGAACGCCAAGGCGTTCGGCGGAAAGCCCTGGATCTACGGCTACGTCCACAACTACGGGGGCAGCAATCCGGTCTACGGGGATCTCGGCTTCTATCGCCAGGACATCCCGGCCATCGCGGCAAATCCCGACGCCCGCAAGCTGGCCGGCTTTGGCATGTTCCCCGAGGGGCTGCACAACAACTCGATCGTCTATGAGGCGGTCTACGACCTGGCCTGGAGCGAGGGTCAGGCGTCGCTGCCCGCCTGGCTGTCGCGCTACGCCCGCGCGCGCTACGGCAAGACCTCGCCGGCGCTGGATGCGGCGCTGGGCCAGCTGATCGAGGCGGCGTTCTCGACCCGCTACTGGTCGCCGCGCTGGTGGAAGAGCAAGGCCGGCGCCTATCTCTTCTTCAAGCGTCCCACCGCGACGGTCGGCGACTTCCCGCAGCATCCGGGCGACCGCGCCAAGCTGGAGGCGGCCGTCAAGGCGCTGACCGCCCTGGCCCCCGCCTACGCCAAGGAGCCGCTGTTCGTCCTGGACCTGACCGACGCGACACGCCATCTCGCGACGATGCGGATCGACGACCTGCTGCAGGTCGCCGTCGCCGCCTACCGCCGAGGCGATGTCGCCGCCGGCGACGCGGCGCGGGTCGAGATCGAGGCGCTGGCGCTGTCGATCGACAAGCTGCTGGGCGTGCAACCCGACACCCTGGCGACCTGGATCGACGAGGCCCGCGCCTATGGCGACACGCCCGCCGACGCCCAGGCCTATGTGACCAACGCCAAGGCTCAGGTCACCATCTGGGGCGGCGAGGGCAACCTCAACGACTATGCCTCCAAGGCCTGGCAAGGGCTGTACCGCGGGTTCTACCTGCCGCGCTGGTCGCGCTTCCTTGACGCGCTGAAGGCCGCCGGGACCGGGGCTTTCGATGAGGCCGCCGTGACCCGCGAGGGCGTGGCCTGGGAACGCGCCTGGGTCGAGGCCGAGGTCGCCTATCGCCGCGAGAAGCCCGCCGACCCGATCGGCGAGATCAAGGTCCTGATCGCCCATCTCGATCGGGTCGGGGAGAAGACGCCATGA
- a CDS encoding TonB-dependent receptor produces the protein MKKVLEWSASCLQCATSPQSVFAPLSQGGIQKMTNTKTTATAGRRKAFVIALLSGACFAEAALAQSTPAPAADQAAVDEVIVTAFRKSLATALEVKRKDVRVSDGISSEDIGKFPSENIAEAIQRIPGVQISAINGRGSTISIRGLGPQYALTTVNGQAFKSSNFTDGFRYDVIQTELASGIQVYKSPTADMDAGGLAGTVNIDTVHPFDVKGRQIIVAGKLQQQELIGGNPTGKYGLTYVDHFLDGKLGVFLGGGYQELKDRGDYLWMDRWTVSNNVYTPARLRYRRIDRETKRSMINGAVQWKPTDHLQMDLIGTYAEDKTTQNIHQQVFLFTTPSASNVVPITVANGTSTKVQVNNFRLENNQQYENRPQSTSALTTKLHYTGLEKWDFKAVAHYSRGNAKHNEEAAVLGINIPSATVDIADPKNVIFTTSTALTNTAQYAPTTLIRNTYPTGAFRTVGSHESAAQFDAKRYLDWGILESVQVGAKTRSEVLKRYVIRKDNQVVPASFSPTMANSGIAVTNFLDGQMTLPDAWVSPNLDAYREALKAQGISVYEGFDPLGSYRVERDLTSVYAMANLRGEVLSKTFRGNIGVRNESTDQTIKGYVGGSANPQNTEVRLVAGNYTAKKSYDNLLPSANLSVDLTDNLLLRVAAAKVLVRPIIDSSNQLARTMTSATDTTGRRIFTISSGQGNLNPMTANQLDLTLEWYYGQGNGLSAGYFSKKVKNGVFSQLTCPTSYESVALSRDSSGVCVAANGDNYMITESFNDSRVVDIHGYEVNWQQSLDAWLPIEGFGLIANYTHVTPAKSTTGFRLANLSEHTANGTVYWENQKFSARLSANYRSAYDQTSVESFFAGPLGHTIKARTQLDLNLGYNFNERLSFAFAAMNINNAQEEAYLINASRWQETAVTGPSYFLSFQYKM, from the coding sequence CTGAAAAAGGTACTCGAATGGTCTGCATCATGCTTGCAATGCGCGACGTCGCCGCAGTCCGTCTTCGCGCCGCTTAGTCAAGGGGGAATACAAAAGATGACCAATACCAAGACCACTGCGACCGCTGGTCGCCGCAAGGCTTTCGTGATCGCGCTGTTGAGCGGCGCCTGCTTCGCCGAGGCCGCGCTCGCCCAGTCGACGCCGGCGCCGGCCGCGGACCAGGCCGCCGTTGACGAAGTGATCGTCACGGCCTTCCGCAAGAGCTTGGCGACCGCCCTGGAAGTGAAGCGCAAGGACGTCCGCGTCTCCGACGGCATCTCGTCGGAAGACATCGGCAAGTTCCCGTCGGAAAACATCGCGGAAGCCATCCAGCGCATTCCGGGCGTCCAGATCTCGGCCATCAACGGCCGCGGCTCGACGATCAGCATCCGGGGTCTGGGCCCGCAGTACGCCCTGACCACCGTGAACGGTCAGGCCTTCAAGAGCTCGAACTTCACCGACGGCTTCCGCTACGACGTCATTCAGACCGAGCTGGCGTCCGGCATCCAGGTCTACAAGTCGCCGACGGCCGACATGGACGCAGGCGGCCTCGCCGGCACGGTGAACATCGACACCGTCCATCCCTTCGACGTGAAGGGCCGCCAGATCATCGTGGCGGGCAAGCTGCAGCAGCAGGAACTCATCGGCGGCAACCCGACCGGTAAGTACGGCCTGACCTATGTCGATCACTTCCTGGACGGCAAGCTGGGTGTCTTCCTGGGCGGCGGCTATCAGGAGCTGAAGGACCGCGGCGACTATCTGTGGATGGACCGCTGGACCGTCAGCAACAACGTCTACACCCCGGCCCGCCTGCGCTATCGCCGCATCGACCGCGAAACCAAGCGCAGCATGATCAACGGCGCGGTCCAGTGGAAGCCGACTGACCACCTGCAGATGGACCTCATCGGCACCTACGCCGAGGACAAGACCACCCAGAACATTCACCAGCAGGTCTTCCTGTTCACCACGCCTTCGGCCTCGAACGTCGTGCCGATCACGGTGGCGAACGGCACCTCCACCAAGGTGCAGGTGAACAACTTCCGGCTGGAGAACAACCAACAGTACGAGAACCGTCCGCAGTCGACCAGCGCCCTGACGACGAAGCTCCACTACACCGGCCTCGAAAAATGGGACTTCAAGGCCGTCGCGCACTATTCGCGCGGCAACGCCAAGCATAACGAAGAAGCTGCGGTTCTGGGGATCAACATCCCGAGCGCCACGGTGGATATCGCCGATCCGAAGAACGTCATCTTCACGACGTCTACGGCGCTGACGAACACCGCGCAGTACGCCCCCACCACCCTGATCCGGAACACCTATCCGACCGGCGCCTTCCGCACGGTCGGCTCGCACGAGAGCGCCGCGCAGTTCGACGCCAAGCGTTATCTCGACTGGGGCATCCTGGAGTCGGTGCAGGTCGGCGCCAAGACGCGCAGCGAGGTGCTCAAGCGCTACGTGATCCGCAAGGACAACCAGGTTGTCCCGGCGTCCTTCTCGCCGACCATGGCCAACAGCGGCATCGCGGTGACCAACTTCCTTGACGGCCAGATGACCCTGCCGGACGCCTGGGTGTCGCCGAACCTCGACGCCTATCGGGAAGCGCTCAAGGCTCAGGGCATTTCGGTGTACGAGGGCTTCGACCCGCTGGGCAGCTATCGCGTCGAGCGCGACCTGACCTCGGTCTATGCGATGGCCAACCTGCGCGGGGAAGTGCTGTCGAAGACGTTCCGCGGCAATATCGGCGTGCGTAACGAAAGCACCGATCAGACGATCAAGGGCTATGTCGGCGGTTCGGCCAATCCTCAGAACACCGAGGTCCGGCTGGTGGCGGGCAACTACACCGCCAAGAAGTCGTACGACAACCTGCTGCCGTCGGCCAATCTGAGCGTCGATCTGACCGACAACCTGCTGCTGCGCGTGGCCGCCGCCAAGGTGCTGGTGCGTCCGATCATCGACTCCAGCAACCAGCTGGCCCGGACGATGACCAGCGCCACCGACACGACGGGCCGCCGCATCTTCACGATCTCGTCGGGCCAGGGCAACCTCAACCCGATGACCGCCAACCAGCTCGATCTGACGCTGGAGTGGTACTATGGCCAGGGCAATGGTCTGAGCGCCGGCTACTTCTCCAAGAAGGTCAAGAACGGCGTCTTCAGCCAGCTCACCTGCCCCACGAGCTATGAGTCCGTCGCGCTGTCGCGGGACTCCAGCGGCGTCTGCGTCGCGGCCAACGGTGACAACTACATGATCACCGAAAGCTTCAACGACTCGCGCGTCGTCGACATCCATGGCTACGAAGTGAACTGGCAGCAGTCGCTCGACGCCTGGCTGCCGATCGAAGGCTTTGGCCTGATCGCCAACTACACCCACGTCACCCCGGCCAAGTCGACCACCGGCTTCCGTCTGGCCAACCTGTCGGAGCACACCGCCAACGGCACCGTCTACTGGGAAAACCAGAAGTTCAGCGCCCGTCTGTCGGCCAACTACCGCAGCGCCTATGACCAGACTTCGGTGGAAAGCTTCTTCGCCGGTCCGCTGGGTCACACGATCAAGGCGCGCACTCAGCTGGATCTGAACCTGGGTTACAACTTCAATGAGCGTCTGAGCTTCGCCTTCGCGGCGATGAACATCAACAACGCCCAGGAAGAGGCCTACCTGATCAACGCCAGCCGTTGGCAGGAGACCGCGGTCACCGGTCCCAGCTACTTCCTGTCGTTCCAATACAAGATGTAA
- the nagE gene encoding N-acetylglucosamine-specific PTS transporter subunit IIBC — translation MRSPLEILQPLGRALMLPIAVLPVAALLLRIGQPDLLGAPALATMTHGVSLTVANTFGAAGGAIFASLGLIFAIGVAVGLARENHGAAGLAGVVCYVIATKGVEALLVAPPEVAAKAVEGAKDLAIAAWKAKEIGKLSIPVGILSGVISGALYNRYSTIQLPEYLAFFGGRRFVPIVAGLAGVVLALLFGAFWSTLEAGVDGLSGLVTASGNLGLVVYGLLNRLLIVTGLHHILNNVVWFILGDFNGVTGDLNRFAAGDKTAGAFMSGFFPVMMFGLPAACLAMLHTARPERRKAVAGMLGSLALTSFLTGVTEPIEFTFMFLAPVLFAIHALLTGLSMALMNMLDVKLGFGFSAGLFDYVLNFNKATRPLLLIPVGLVYGALYYGVFRFAIVRFDLKTPGREDEAPPSAQAVTTGGGRGADMLAALGGAANLVSVDACTTRLRLIVVDQGLVNDPALKALGARGVVRPSDKALQVVLGPIADTVAGEIRHAISAPPAPITAPAPDVSQAAKALLAALGGADNLRDLSAHASRLRVVLNDPERVDQAALHTAGVRGFAAVAPGAVHIIIGPHAERIAEVLRP, via the coding sequence ATGAGGTCTCCGCTCGAGATCCTGCAGCCGCTGGGCCGGGCCCTGATGCTGCCGATCGCGGTGCTGCCGGTGGCGGCGCTGCTCCTGCGCATCGGCCAGCCGGACCTGCTGGGCGCGCCGGCGCTCGCGACCATGACCCACGGGGTGTCGCTGACGGTGGCCAACACCTTCGGCGCGGCCGGCGGGGCGATCTTCGCCAGCCTTGGCCTGATCTTCGCCATCGGCGTGGCGGTGGGCCTGGCCCGCGAGAACCACGGCGCGGCCGGCCTGGCGGGCGTGGTCTGCTATGTCATCGCCACCAAGGGGGTGGAGGCGCTGCTGGTCGCCCCGCCCGAGGTGGCGGCCAAGGCGGTCGAGGGAGCCAAGGATCTCGCCATAGCCGCCTGGAAGGCCAAGGAGATCGGCAAGCTGTCGATCCCGGTGGGCATCCTCTCGGGCGTGATCAGCGGCGCGCTCTACAACCGCTACAGCACCATCCAGCTGCCCGAGTACCTGGCCTTCTTCGGCGGTCGGCGGTTCGTGCCGATCGTGGCGGGCCTGGCCGGCGTCGTGCTGGCGCTCTTGTTCGGCGCGTTCTGGAGCACGCTGGAGGCCGGCGTTGACGGCCTCAGCGGGCTGGTCACGGCCTCCGGGAACCTGGGCCTGGTCGTCTACGGCCTTCTGAACCGCCTGCTGATCGTCACGGGCCTGCACCACATCCTCAACAATGTGGTCTGGTTCATCCTGGGCGACTTCAACGGGGTCACCGGCGACCTCAACCGGTTCGCGGCCGGGGACAAGACCGCCGGGGCGTTCATGAGCGGGTTCTTCCCGGTGATGATGTTCGGCCTGCCGGCCGCGTGCCTGGCCATGCTGCACACCGCGCGGCCCGAGCGTCGCAAGGCGGTGGCGGGGATGCTGGGCTCGCTGGCCCTGACCTCGTTCCTGACCGGCGTGACCGAGCCGATCGAGTTTACGTTCATGTTCCTGGCGCCGGTGCTGTTCGCCATCCACGCGCTGCTGACGGGCCTGTCGATGGCCCTGATGAACATGCTGGACGTCAAGCTGGGCTTTGGGTTCTCGGCGGGTCTGTTCGACTATGTGCTGAACTTCAACAAGGCCACGCGCCCGCTGCTGCTGATCCCGGTGGGGCTGGTCTATGGCGCGCTCTATTACGGGGTCTTCCGGTTCGCGATCGTGCGCTTTGACCTGAAGACCCCCGGCCGCGAGGACGAGGCGCCGCCCTCCGCCCAGGCGGTGACCACCGGCGGCGGGCGCGGGGCCGACATGCTGGCGGCGCTGGGCGGCGCGGCCAATCTGGTCAGCGTCGATGCGTGCACCACCCGTCTGCGGCTGATCGTGGTCGACCAGGGGCTGGTCAACGACCCGGCCCTCAAGGCGCTGGGCGCCCGGGGCGTCGTCCGGCCCTCCGACAAGGCCCTGCAGGTGGTGCTGGGTCCCATCGCCGACACGGTCGCCGGCGAGATCCGGCACGCCATCAGCGCTCCGCCGGCGCCGATCACCGCGCCGGCCCCCGACGTCTCCCAGGCGGCCAAGGCCCTCCTGGCCGCCCTCGGCGGCGCCGACAACCTCCGCGACCTCTCCGCCCACGCCAGCCGACTGCGCGTCGTCCTCAACGACCCCGAACGCGTCGACCAAGCCGCCCTTCACACCGCAGGCGTGCGCGGCTTTGCCGCCGTCGCGCCCGGCGCCGTCCACATCATCATCGGCCCACACGCCGAGCGGATCGCGGAGGTGCTTCGACCCTAG